From Gemmatimonadaceae bacterium:
GAAGAGCAGATCGAACGATTCCGGCCGAATTCGCAGTGAATCCCGGTCGACCCGGGCCACTGCCCAGATGATGGCCGCACCCAGCCGCGACGTCTGGATCCGATCCCGGTCAGTGATCACGATTTTGATCCCGTTCACCGTTTTGCCGCCGTACTTCTGATCGGTGGGGTGCTCGGGAGTAAATCGCGCCACCTCGAACTTGACGCCGTCCAGATTCCGATCCGCGAGCAGATCGACGACGCGCTTCGCGTTCAACCACGGCGCGCCGAATTGTTGAAACGCGTCAGGCGTGCCCCGCCCAACGGAAAGGTTGGTCGACTCGAGCCACACGGTGCCCGGATATAACGTTGCGCTGGCCAGGGACGGCATGTTGGGCGACGGCTTGATCCACGGGAGTCCGGTCTGATCGAACCACTCGTCGCGATGCCAGCCGGACATCGGGATCACGTGCAGATCCGCGTGCAATCCGAGCGTGTCGTCGTAGAAGCGCGCGAGCTCGCCCATGGTGAGTCCATGGCGCATCGGAATCGGAAAGAGCGCCGTGGGGTGCGCCGGGCGGGCCGCCGATCCGGTCCCCGCGAATGCAACCGAGCTGTCGAGCACCGGACCTTCGACGTGCATGCCGGTAATCGGG
This genomic window contains:
- a CDS encoding DUF1343 domain-containing protein, whose protein sequence is MGQPRHTHVEPGITVLLRDSASLLAGKRIGLLTNQSGVDEHGTSDIDLLYRASKSGTETAPAPKLVALLSPEHGIRGTEDRSNLANGRDARTGLPIYSLYGQTVLAPPDSLLDRLDALVIDLQDLGARDWTYVASMVYAMRAAAQHHVSVIVLDRPNPITGMHVEGPVLDSSVAFAGTGSAARPAHPTALFPIPMRHGLTMGELARFYDDTLGLHADLHVIPMSGWHRDEWFDQTGLPWIKPSPNMPSLASATLYPGTVWLESTNLSVGRGTPDAFQQFGAPWLNAKRVVDLLADRNLDGVKFEVARFTPEHPTDQKYGGKTVNGIKIVITDRDRIQTSRLGAAIIWAVARVDRDSLRIRPESFDLLFGQPSARVALLSGADPDSLIDASLAATIRFEEASRKYQLYR